A genomic region of Persephonella marina EX-H1 contains the following coding sequences:
- a CDS encoding RidA family protein, which produces MQIIETEKAPKAIGPYSQAVKYESLIFISGQIAIDPQTEEFIGGDIVKQTERVMENIKGILEEAGLSFEHVIKTTIYLKNIDDFQKVNEVYGRYFKNHKPARATVEVSNLPKGALIEIEAIAGI; this is translated from the coding sequence ATGCAGATAATTGAGACAGAAAAGGCACCAAAAGCGATAGGCCCCTACTCACAGGCTGTAAAGTATGAAAGTCTTATATTCATTTCAGGTCAGATAGCTATAGATCCCCAGACAGAGGAGTTTATTGGTGGAGACATTGTAAAACAGACTGAACGGGTTATGGAAAATATAAAAGGTATTCTTGAAGAGGCTGGTCTTTCATTTGAACATGTAATAAAGACAACCATATATCTCAAAAACATTGATGACTTCCAGAAGGTTAACGAGGTTTATGGAAGGTACTTTAAAAATCATAAACCAGCAAGGGCTACAGTAGAGGTGAGTAACCTACCAAAGGGGGCCCTTATTGAGATTGAAGCTATAGCAGGAATATAA
- a CDS encoding YceD family protein, which yields MPVFLNLKKELQNDQFIEKDFSVSFKSLSLPEEYSSEKDSVDVHMYIIKEKDGYLVSLTINSDIKLECGRCLESFVMDLKGTSSIFLSKKKLDGDSELHEEDLIVEYLEDEEHFNVSELLREEILVKTPMKPLCDEDCKGICPVCGSNRNENPCNCEQEMVREESPFAKLKTLLEKK from the coding sequence ATGCCTGTATTCTTAAACCTTAAAAAAGAGCTTCAGAATGACCAGTTTATAGAGAAGGATTTTTCAGTGTCCTTCAAAAGCCTCTCTTTACCGGAGGAGTATAGCTCTGAAAAGGACAGCGTTGATGTTCATATGTATATAATAAAAGAGAAGGATGGTTACCTTGTATCACTTACAATAAACAGCGATATCAAGCTTGAGTGTGGAAGATGTCTTGAATCTTTTGTTATGGATCTAAAAGGTACAAGCTCAATATTCCTCTCAAAAAAGAAGCTTGACGGCGACTCTGAGCTTCACGAAGAGGATCTTATTGTTGAGTACCTTGAGGATGAGGAACATTTTAATGTGAGCGAGCTTTTAAGGGAGGAGATTCTTGTAAAAACACCTATGAAGCCTCTCTGTGATGAAGACTGTAAAGGTATATGTCCTGTATGCGGATCAAACAGAAACGAGAATCCATGCAACTGTGAACAGGAGATGGTGAGGGAAGAATCTCCATTCGCAAAACTTAAAACACTTCTTGAGAAAAAATAA
- the dcd gene encoding dCTP deaminase — protein MILNDRKIRELIESKELLIDPLDAVQIQPSSVDLRLGNDFLIYPEDIEILDVRNPDLHNQLKKVVADDEGFIIQPKQFILATTREYIKLPDYLTAFVEGRSSLGRLGLFIENAGWVDAGFEGNITLEFYNANSRPLKIYPGMRICQLVFAKMEEPAENPYRGKYQGQRGTTASRIFLDKD, from the coding sequence ATGATTCTGAACGACAGAAAAATCAGAGAGCTTATAGAGAGTAAAGAGCTTCTTATAGATCCTCTAGATGCTGTTCAGATACAGCCTTCCTCAGTAGATCTTAGACTTGGTAATGATTTTCTTATATACCCTGAGGATATAGAGATTTTGGATGTTAGAAATCCAGATCTTCACAACCAGCTTAAAAAGGTTGTTGCAGATGATGAGGGTTTTATTATTCAGCCAAAACAGTTCATACTTGCAACAACAAGGGAGTACATAAAGCTTCCGGACTATCTTACAGCTTTTGTTGAGGGAAGATCATCACTTGGCAGACTTGGACTTTTTATTGAGAATGCAGGATGGGTTGATGCAGGTTTTGAGGGAAATATAACCCTTGAGTTTTACAATGCAAACTCAAGACCTTTAAAGATCTATCCAGGTATGAGGATATGCCAGCTTGTCTTTGCTAAGATGGAAGAACCTGCAGAAAATCCTTACAGAGGAAAATATCAGGGACAGAGAGGCACGACGGCCTCCCGTATATTCTTAGATAAAGATTAA
- the accC gene encoding acetyl-CoA carboxylase biotin carboxylase subunit, translated as MARTKKIKKVLVANRGEVATRIIRACKELGIKTVAIYSEADSNGIWVKKADEAYMIPGDPIRAYLNFYKIVDLAKQTRCDGIHPGYGFLSENADFASYCEKRGLIFIGPKPEHIALFGDKIASKKAMKEVGVPVLPGTDEPITDIDYAKKIAREIGFPVIIKAAYGGGGRGMRIVEKESDFEELFRSATAEAEKFFGKGDVFIEKYVKNPRHIEIQIMADKYGNVIHLGERDCSIQRRHQKIVEIAPSPRLNDEVRRELYRVAVKSMFKLGYESVGTLEFLVDEDDNFYFIEMNTRLQVEHTVTETVTGVDLVQRMIQIAEGTRLPFLQEDIKFRGYAIEFRINAEDPDKNFAPSPGKITSYYSPGGPGVRIDAAVYKDYIIPPYYDSMIAKLTVWALSWEQTVNRAKRALDEFQVRGVPTNLPLLRQIVRDKDFLAGKFDTSYLDRKLPKFRLKPEEGNPEDLAVVIAAAIAAYHKL; from the coding sequence ATGGCAAGAACTAAGAAGATCAAAAAAGTTCTTGTTGCAAACAGGGGAGAAGTTGCAACAAGGATTATAAGGGCATGTAAGGAACTTGGAATAAAAACGGTTGCTATCTACTCAGAGGCTGACTCTAACGGTATATGGGTAAAAAAGGCAGATGAAGCTTACATGATACCTGGAGATCCGATAAGAGCCTATCTGAACTTTTACAAGATAGTGGATCTTGCAAAACAGACAAGATGTGATGGAATACATCCAGGGTACGGTTTTCTCTCTGAAAATGCCGATTTTGCCAGTTATTGTGAGAAAAGAGGTCTTATATTCATAGGCCCAAAACCTGAGCATATAGCCCTTTTCGGAGATAAGATAGCCTCAAAAAAGGCTATGAAAGAGGTTGGTGTTCCTGTTCTGCCTGGAACTGATGAGCCTATTACGGATATAGATTATGCCAAAAAGATTGCAAGAGAGATAGGTTTTCCTGTGATTATAAAGGCTGCCTATGGTGGTGGCGGTCGTGGTATGAGAATTGTTGAAAAGGAGTCAGATTTTGAGGAGCTTTTCAGATCTGCCACAGCTGAAGCTGAAAAGTTTTTCGGAAAGGGTGATGTATTTATAGAGAAGTATGTGAAAAACCCAAGGCATATAGAGATACAGATAATGGCTGATAAATACGGAAATGTTATACATCTTGGGGAAAGGGACTGTTCAATCCAGAGAAGACACCAGAAGATAGTTGAGATAGCTCCATCACCAAGGCTTAACGATGAGGTCAGAAGGGAGCTTTACAGGGTTGCTGTAAAATCAATGTTCAAGCTCGGTTATGAAAGTGTAGGAACGCTTGAGTTTCTTGTTGATGAGGATGATAACTTTTACTTTATAGAGATGAACACGAGACTTCAGGTTGAGCATACTGTAACGGAGACTGTAACAGGTGTTGATCTTGTTCAGAGGATGATACAGATAGCAGAGGGTACGAGACTTCCGTTCCTTCAGGAGGATATAAAGTTCAGAGGTTATGCTATTGAGTTCAGGATAAATGCTGAGGATCCTGATAAGAACTTTGCACCTTCTCCTGGAAAGATAACATCTTACTACTCACCAGGGGGACCTGGTGTAAGGATAGATGCCGCAGTTTATAAGGATTACATAATACCTCCTTATTACGACTCAATGATTGCTAAACTTACAGTATGGGCGTTAAGCTGGGAACAGACTGTAAACAGAGCTAAAAGAGCTTTAGATGAATTCCAGGTAAGAGGCGTTCCAACAAACCTTCCACTTTTAAGACAGATAGTAAGGGATAAAGACTTCCTGGCAGGAAAGTTTGATACAAGCTATCTTGATAGAAAGCTTCCTAAATTCAGACTCAAGCCTGAAGAAGGTAATCCTGAGGATCTCGCTGTTGTTATTGCAGCTGCTATAGCAGCTTACCATAAATTATAA
- the hisA gene encoding 1-(5-phosphoribosyl)-5-[(5-phosphoribosylamino)methylideneamino]imidazole-4-carboxamide isomerase yields MGLRSFVIPAVDIKDGKAVRLYKGDPEAVTVYGDDPVSVAKQWEEKGAKHLHIVDLDGAFEGKPKNIDIVKDIVKTVSIPVEFGGGLRSFEAVKSIVETGVERVVIGSLAYQNRQEFERIVSAYPGKVIVGIDAKDGKVAIKGWLEKTEYTPLDFARMFDDLDIWGFLYTDVNRDGAMVGPNIEGTKYLAQNLKHPVIASGGVGSVEDLKKLYDLKKYGVYGVVVGKALYEGKIKLEQLED; encoded by the coding sequence ATGGGATTAAGATCTTTTGTTATTCCTGCTGTTGATATCAAAGATGGAAAAGCTGTCAGACTTTACAAAGGAGACCCTGAGGCTGTAACGGTTTATGGTGATGATCCTGTATCTGTTGCAAAACAGTGGGAGGAGAAAGGAGCAAAACATCTCCATATTGTGGATTTAGATGGAGCATTTGAAGGAAAACCAAAGAATATTGACATAGTAAAAGATATAGTAAAAACTGTTTCCATCCCTGTTGAGTTTGGTGGAGGGTTGAGAAGCTTTGAAGCTGTAAAAAGTATTGTAGAAACAGGTGTGGAAAGGGTTGTTATAGGTAGCCTTGCATACCAGAACAGACAGGAGTTTGAAAGGATAGTATCGGCATATCCCGGAAAAGTTATTGTTGGGATAGATGCTAAAGATGGAAAAGTTGCAATAAAAGGATGGCTTGAAAAAACAGAGTATACCCCACTTGATTTTGCGAGGATGTTTGATGATTTGGATATATGGGGCTTTTTATACACTGATGTTAACAGGGACGGAGCTATGGTAGGCCCGAATATAGAGGGAACAAAATATCTTGCACAGAACCTCAAGCATCCCGTTATAGCCTCAGGTGGTGTCGGATCTGTTGAGGATCTAAAAAAACTTTATGATCTAAAAAAATACGGTGTTTACGGTGTTGTTGTAGGGAAAGCCCTTTACGAAGGTAAAATAAAACTTGAACAGCTGGAGGACTGA
- a CDS encoding FtsB family cell division protein, whose translation MQYSKEKRLTRNLSDKIRQWLKADVILPFATLFLVIYAAYFLFFGKNNLFRFLEKEKQKITLQKDIAKLQRENRYLAEKIDYLKRDIFFIEKKAREDLGLIKDNEEIYIIVDKDIKNQERKERWIDRIIRKYQEFRIR comes from the coding sequence ATGCAGTATTCAAAGGAAAAGAGGCTTACTCGAAATTTATCAGATAAGATAAGACAGTGGCTTAAGGCGGATGTTATTCTGCCTTTTGCTACTTTATTTTTAGTTATCTATGCAGCGTACTTTCTATTCTTTGGAAAAAATAATCTGTTCAGATTTTTAGAGAAAGAAAAACAGAAGATAACGCTTCAGAAGGATATAGCCAAACTTCAGAGAGAAAACAGATATCTCGCAGAGAAGATAGATTACTTAAAAAGGGATATATTTTTTATAGAAAAAAAGGCGAGAGAAGATCTTGGACTTATCAAGGATAATGAAGAGATATACATTATTGTGGATAAGGATATAAAAAACCAGGAAAGAAAAGAGAGATGGATAGACAGAATTATCAGAAAGTATCAGGAGTTCAGGATCAGATAG
- the eno gene encoding phosphopyruvate hydratase → MSVIVDIRGREVLDSRGNPTVEAEVVLESGVVATALVPSGASTGETEAVELRDGDKNRFKGKGVLKAVDNINTKIADLLIGENALDQVRIDRLMLELDGTENKSNLGANAILAVSLAVARAAAMELDIPLYRYLGGTNAKVLPVPLMNVINGGAHADNNLDFQEFMIVPVFGGRFKEALRCGVEIFHTLKTVLKDKGYSTNVGDEGGFAPALNSTKEALDILMDAIKKAGYEPGEDVLLAIDAASTEFYDKERKVYRFEGEELTADDMIVLYEEIEGTYPIISIEDGLAEDDIEGWKKLTKALGDKIQLVGDDLFTTNPKLIKKGIEEGIANSVLVKLNQIGSLTETLDAIELAKVASYTNVISHRSGETEDTFIADLAVATNAGQIKTGSASRTDRIAKYNQLLRIEEELGEDAVFKGKEAYSKFIR, encoded by the coding sequence ATGTCGGTTATCGTGGATATAAGAGGAAGAGAGGTTTTAGACTCTAGAGGAAACCCAACTGTTGAGGCTGAAGTTGTTCTTGAAAGCGGTGTTGTTGCAACAGCACTTGTTCCAAGTGGTGCATCAACAGGGGAAACAGAGGCTGTTGAGCTGAGAGATGGAGATAAAAACAGATTTAAAGGAAAAGGTGTTTTAAAGGCTGTTGATAATATAAACACTAAGATAGCTGATCTCCTTATAGGTGAAAATGCACTTGATCAGGTAAGGATAGACAGGCTTATGCTTGAGCTTGATGGTACTGAGAATAAATCAAATCTTGGAGCGAATGCTATTCTTGCTGTAAGCCTTGCGGTTGCAAGGGCGGCAGCTATGGAGCTTGATATCCCACTTTACAGATACCTTGGTGGAACAAACGCAAAGGTTCTCCCTGTACCGCTTATGAACGTTATAAACGGTGGTGCACATGCAGATAACAACCTTGATTTTCAGGAGTTTATGATAGTACCTGTTTTTGGAGGAAGATTTAAAGAAGCTCTCAGATGTGGTGTTGAGATATTCCATACATTAAAAACTGTTCTTAAGGATAAGGGATATTCAACAAATGTTGGTGATGAGGGAGGTTTTGCTCCTGCTCTAAACTCAACAAAGGAAGCGCTTGATATTCTTATGGATGCTATAAAAAAGGCAGGATACGAACCAGGTGAGGATGTTCTGCTTGCTATAGATGCAGCCTCAACAGAGTTTTATGACAAGGAAAGGAAGGTTTACAGATTTGAAGGTGAAGAGCTCACAGCTGATGATATGATCGTTCTCTATGAGGAGATTGAGGGAACATATCCTATTATATCCATAGAAGATGGTCTTGCTGAGGATGATATAGAAGGATGGAAAAAGCTTACGAAAGCTTTAGGAGATAAGATACAGCTTGTTGGAGATGACCTTTTCACAACAAATCCAAAGCTTATAAAGAAGGGGATTGAGGAGGGTATCGCGAACTCAGTTCTTGTAAAATTAAACCAGATAGGATCTCTAACCGAAACATTAGATGCTATAGAGCTTGCAAAGGTTGCAAGTTATACAAATGTTATCTCCCATAGATCAGGAGAAACAGAGGATACGTTTATTGCTGATCTTGCTGTTGCTACAAATGCAGGGCAGATAAAAACAGGGTCTGCCTCAAGAACAGACAGGATAGCGAAATACAACCAGCTCCTCAGGATAGAGGAAGAGTTAGGAGAAGATGCAGTATTCAAAGGAAAAGAGGCTTACTCGAAATTTATCAGATAA
- the argJ gene encoding bifunctional glutamate N-acetyltransferase/amino-acid acetyltransferase ArgJ has protein sequence MDIKAGISKAGIKPSGDYDILVMSFPSSVYSVFLTQNSLSAAPVQYDRMVREIQDEISAIVVNSGNANAATGEEGLRNAERMAEIVADLLDIDKEEVLVFSTGVIGVQLPMDKVEKGIKEAVKNLERWDLERSARAIMTTDSFPKFYQTSGMIDGKTFHIKGIAKGAGMIHPNMATMLAYIFTDVKIDKSLLEKASKLVVERTFNSIDVDGCESTNDSFLVVATGESDLEINDKNKIEFAKKLYEVALQLAKMIVKDGEGATKLIQINVHNAESKEEAKEVGQAIARSNLFKTAMFGNDPNWGRILSAVGQLHRDIDFSNVKLYIGDYLIYSGEPVDYDREGAVRYLKENSEITIDLYLERGESEWTYYTCDLTYRYVEINAEYTT, from the coding sequence ATGGATATAAAAGCGGGAATATCAAAAGCAGGAATAAAACCTTCTGGAGACTATGACATACTTGTTATGAGTTTTCCATCTTCCGTTTACTCTGTCTTTTTAACACAGAACTCTCTTTCAGCAGCACCTGTCCAGTATGACCGTATGGTAAGGGAAATACAGGATGAGATCAGTGCTATTGTTGTAAACAGCGGAAACGCAAATGCTGCGACAGGAGAGGAAGGTTTAAGAAATGCAGAAAGGATGGCTGAGATTGTTGCTGACCTTCTTGATATAGATAAGGAAGAGGTTCTTGTTTTCTCAACAGGTGTTATCGGAGTTCAGCTTCCTATGGATAAGGTTGAGAAAGGGATAAAGGAGGCTGTGAAAAACCTTGAAAGGTGGGATCTTGAAAGATCAGCAAGGGCAATAATGACCACAGATTCTTTCCCAAAGTTCTATCAGACCTCAGGAATGATAGATGGAAAGACATTCCATATTAAAGGTATAGCGAAAGGGGCAGGGATGATCCATCCTAACATGGCAACTATGCTTGCCTACATATTTACAGATGTAAAGATAGATAAATCACTTCTTGAGAAAGCATCAAAACTTGTTGTTGAGAGAACCTTTAACTCTATAGATGTTGACGGATGCGAAAGTACAAATGACAGCTTTCTTGTAGTTGCTACAGGAGAGTCTGATCTTGAGATAAATGATAAAAACAAAATAGAGTTTGCTAAAAAACTTTACGAGGTTGCCCTACAGCTTGCAAAAATGATAGTTAAAGATGGTGAAGGAGCTACAAAACTTATACAGATAAATGTACATAACGCTGAAAGTAAAGAGGAAGCAAAAGAGGTAGGTCAGGCTATAGCAAGATCAAACCTTTTCAAAACAGCAATGTTTGGTAACGATCCTAACTGGGGAAGAATTTTATCAGCTGTGGGACAGCTCCACAGGGATATAGATTTTTCCAATGTAAAGCTGTATATAGGTGATTACCTTATATACAGCGGTGAACCTGTTGATTATGACAGGGAAGGTGCTGTCAGATATCTGAAGGAGAATTCTGAGATCACAATTGATCTTTATCTTGAAAGGGGAGAATCTGAATGGACCTATTACACCTGTGATCTTACATACAGGTATGTTGAGATAAATGCAGAGTACACAACCTAA
- a CDS encoding alpha/beta hydrolase, which yields MRRYLFLFFFLISGLFLAGCKNDTYVVPKPFIQAEEIGSLDKDTVNSFLQASGIDTTGKTIFGLKAYRITYWTLDDNNQKIKASGLLVIPDIDSLDPALRGLYSFPIISDQHGTIFLDSEAPTNAFSSDLEALRNGGKPSSTTFSTVLPYTGLLGFATVMPDYIGYGESKDHYHTYMLEQSLANSVIDLIRAVLEFCEKNGYHIKREVYLAGYSEGGYATMAAAKKIQTFYRYFDLKGVAPMAGVYDLEKMGAAIVTAPALTFPPFPAYVVYAYSQTYDYINLADLIQDTFINQLPSYFDKTKDGNTIYGMMFAAVGKTPGSDIFEVTDFFKPEAVNDYLTNDNNPFKVALRDNNVDDWVPKMKMVFIHCGGDNILPQALAYETYQKFVQAGAPDVEFIDPEVVYSSLVGPDGWDHAECAPYAYQILIGWLCVQEYGADRCN from the coding sequence ATGAGAAGATATCTTTTCTTGTTTTTCTTTTTAATTTCAGGTCTGTTCTTAGCTGGGTGTAAAAATGATACATATGTTGTTCCAAAACCTTTCATCCAGGCTGAGGAGATAGGAAGTCTTGATAAAGATACTGTAAACAGCTTCCTACAGGCATCAGGTATAGACACAACCGGTAAAACTATATTTGGTCTAAAGGCGTACAGGATAACCTACTGGACTTTAGACGACAATAATCAGAAGATAAAAGCCTCCGGGCTTCTTGTTATTCCCGACATTGACTCACTGGATCCAGCATTAAGAGGTCTTTACTCTTTCCCAATAATATCAGACCAGCACGGAACAATATTCTTAGACAGCGAAGCTCCAACAAACGCTTTTTCCTCAGATCTGGAGGCATTAAGAAATGGAGGAAAACCATCAAGTACAACATTCTCAACAGTTCTTCCATATACTGGACTTTTAGGTTTTGCAACTGTAATGCCTGACTATATAGGTTATGGAGAGTCTAAGGATCACTACCACACGTATATGCTTGAACAGTCCCTTGCAAACTCAGTTATAGACCTTATAAGAGCTGTTTTAGAGTTCTGTGAGAAAAACGGTTATCACATTAAAAGAGAGGTATATCTGGCAGGTTACTCTGAAGGTGGGTATGCAACTATGGCTGCTGCAAAGAAAATCCAGACATTTTACAGATATTTTGACCTGAAAGGTGTTGCTCCTATGGCCGGCGTTTACGATCTTGAAAAAATGGGAGCAGCCATTGTAACGGCACCTGCTCTAACATTTCCACCTTTCCCTGCATATGTTGTTTACGCATACTCCCAGACTTACGATTATATAAATCTCGCCGATCTCATACAGGACACTTTTATAAATCAGCTTCCATCATATTTTGATAAAACAAAGGATGGTAACACGATCTACGGTATGATGTTTGCTGCTGTAGGGAAAACACCAGGCAGTGACATATTTGAGGTTACTGACTTTTTTAAACCTGAAGCTGTTAACGATTATCTAACAAATGACAATAATCCATTCAAAGTAGCTCTCAGGGATAACAACGTTGATGACTGGGTTCCAAAGATGAAGATGGTTTTCATCCACTGTGGTGGAGACAATATACTTCCACAGGCTTTAGCATATGAGACCTACCAGAAGTTTGTACAGGCTGGAGCACCTGATGTCGAGTTTATAGACCCTGAAGTTGTTTACTCATCACTTGTAGGTCCAGACGGCTGGGATCACGCAGAGTGTGCACCTTACGCATACCAGATACTTATAGGCTGGCTGTGTGTTCAGGAGTATGGAGCTGACAGATGCAATTAA
- a CDS encoding 2Fe-2S iron-sulfur cluster-binding protein, giving the protein MKNVKVVIDGVQLEVPENTTVLEAAKKINKIIPTFCYHPKLPVYGGCRMCLVYDKKWKTTIIACGTKVYDGMEIETENEEVKKDRKFILEMLFTRHPLDCPVCDKAGECDLQNWGTYYGPQINNTPFTPFDKIRPEEDWESDYFEFISNRCVLCLRCVSVCKNVVGADALFQEERGFETVISPDKKPMDTESRCEFCGLCVDICPVGAIIFKPFKFKTRAWLLKETVSYCGMCSLNCPVSIDHDGRKIYRIRSTADLDICSGAYLGYDISDKNRLKGGLLKGSHIPLEEAVEKTAGIINSSPLETAIIVSPYSGNHSLEVVNKIAERAGVKVSSSVTLTLIPVLDGFGETAGKKYEIPDEKELIDAELVVIVGNDITGTNPVLSYYFHKLNFEGKEIGRDKQIIYIGEKAERINKYFPQIIQSENEKALKKLEDISFNKKTAVIYSTSSLKGKKAFEAGKILGRISKKDDVSVFIIPPERNAYGVYHKIKRLIYLPEIFKGIEDGKIKNLVVIGEDLLEHIDDEYMNTILSRLENIITVTPFEDGLALSSHIALGSSLWMEEEEEVCGIKGDVKTKSSITSIQEKDVLNMIYEKLSYTPVAVRDKEEDTVYYDCEYFINPEIEIWDFGYFSKRSDNLMNLKLKNALKERMIKE; this is encoded by the coding sequence ATGAAGAATGTAAAGGTTGTTATTGATGGAGTTCAGTTAGAGGTTCCTGAAAACACAACCGTTCTTGAAGCTGCAAAAAAGATAAACAAAATCATTCCAACATTCTGCTATCATCCTAAACTTCCTGTATATGGTGGATGCAGAATGTGTCTTGTCTACGATAAGAAATGGAAAACAACTATAATAGCCTGTGGAACAAAAGTATACGATGGTATGGAGATAGAGACCGAGAATGAAGAGGTAAAAAAGGACAGAAAGTTTATACTTGAGATGCTCTTTACAAGGCATCCTCTTGACTGTCCAGTATGTGATAAAGCAGGTGAGTGCGATCTCCAGAACTGGGGAACTTACTACGGTCCACAGATAAACAACACACCTTTCACACCTTTTGATAAGATAAGACCTGAGGAAGACTGGGAAAGTGATTACTTTGAGTTTATATCAAACAGATGTGTTCTGTGTCTGAGATGTGTATCCGTATGTAAGAATGTTGTTGGGGCAGACGCTCTATTCCAGGAAGAGAGAGGTTTTGAGACGGTTATATCACCTGATAAAAAGCCTATGGACACAGAGAGTAGATGTGAGTTCTGCGGTCTCTGTGTTGATATATGTCCTGTCGGGGCAATTATATTCAAACCTTTCAAATTTAAAACAAGGGCATGGCTATTAAAAGAGACAGTATCATACTGCGGTATGTGCAGCCTGAACTGTCCTGTTTCCATCGATCATGATGGAAGAAAGATATACAGGATAAGATCAACAGCAGACCTTGATATATGCTCAGGTGCGTATCTCGGCTATGATATATCAGATAAAAACAGACTTAAGGGAGGCCTTTTAAAAGGAAGCCATATACCGTTAGAAGAGGCTGTAGAGAAAACAGCCGGGATAATAAACAGCTCACCCCTTGAAACAGCCATAATAGTCTCACCTTACAGCGGAAATCACTCCCTTGAGGTAGTAAATAAAATAGCAGAAAGAGCAGGTGTAAAAGTCTCATCTTCAGTAACATTAACATTAATTCCTGTTCTTGATGGATTTGGAGAAACAGCAGGAAAGAAATATGAGATACCTGATGAGAAGGAGCTTATTGATGCGGAACTTGTAGTAATAGTTGGAAATGATATAACCGGTACAAATCCGGTTTTATCCTACTACTTCCACAAACTTAACTTTGAAGGTAAAGAGATAGGCAGAGACAAACAGATCATATACATAGGTGAGAAAGCGGAAAGAATAAATAAGTACTTCCCTCAGATTATACAGTCAGAAAATGAGAAGGCCTTAAAAAAACTTGAAGATATCAGTTTCAATAAAAAAACGGCTGTTATATACTCAACATCCTCATTAAAAGGGAAGAAAGCCTTTGAAGCAGGTAAAATACTTGGGAGAATATCAAAAAAAGATGATGTCTCTGTATTTATTATCCCACCTGAAAGAAACGCTTACGGTGTTTACCATAAAATAAAAAGACTCATATACCTTCCAGAGATATTTAAAGGTATTGAGGATGGAAAGATAAAAAATCTTGTTGTTATAGGTGAGGATCTTTTAGAACATATAGATGATGAGTATATGAATACTATACTTTCAAGGCTTGAAAATATAATAACCGTAACACCTTTTGAGGATGGCCTTGCATTATCCTCCCATATAGCATTAGGTTCCTCTCTCTGGATGGAAGAGGAGGAAGAGGTCTGTGGCATAAAAGGGGATGTAAAAACAAAGTCTTCAATAACCTCTATACAGGAAAAAGATGTTCTCAATATGATATACGAAAAACTCTCCTACACCCCCGTTGCAGTGAGAGATAAAGAGGAAGATACTGTATACTATGACTGTGAGTACTTCATCAATCCGGAAATTGAGATCTGGGACTTTGGATATTTTTCAAAGAGGTCTGATAACCTTATGAACTTAAAACTTAAAAATGCTCTGAAAGAAAGGATGATAAAAGAGTAG
- a CDS encoding HAD family hydrolase — protein MDRQNYQKVSGVQDQIDLIRDKDIFLFDLDGTVIDSSKDIAVAVNYTLEKLGKDPLEESEIIKHVGYGGRRLMEGVLKKDDHLLIDRAVSIFREYYFKNPAEYTVLYPYVEDLFIELKRKDKKIGIVTNKYEDISRRIIEKLGVDRYLDILLGGDSVERKKPDPYPVLYAVEKLGSKPEKSVMIGDSEADIQAGRSAGLTTVFVTYGFGKEEKVIVHNPDFVIGDISQLLDLFSG, from the coding sequence ATGGATAGACAGAATTATCAGAAAGTATCAGGAGTTCAGGATCAGATAGATCTTATCAGAGATAAAGATATCTTTCTTTTTGATCTTGATGGAACTGTTATTGACTCATCAAAGGATATAGCTGTAGCCGTCAACTACACACTTGAAAAACTCGGTAAAGATCCTCTGGAAGAGAGCGAGATAATAAAGCATGTCGGATACGGTGGAAGAAGATTGATGGAAGGTGTTCTTAAAAAGGATGATCATCTACTGATAGACAGGGCTGTAAGTATATTCAGAGAGTATTACTTTAAAAATCCTGCTGAATATACAGTTCTTTACCCTTATGTTGAAGATCTTTTTATTGAGCTTAAGAGGAAGGATAAAAAGATAGGCATCGTTACAAATAAGTATGAGGATATATCAAGGAGGATTATTGAGAAGCTTGGCGTAGATAGATATCTCGATATCCTTTTAGGTGGAGACAGTGTTGAAAGGAAAAAGCCAGATCCATATCCCGTTTTGTATGCTGTTGAAAAGCTCGGTTCAAAGCCTGAAAAATCAGTTATGATTGGTGACAGTGAGGCTGATATACAGGCGGGAAGATCAGCAGGTCTGACAACAGTCTTTGTTACGTACGGATTTGGGAAAGAGGAGAAGGTGATAGTTCATAATCCAGATTTTGTAATAGGTGATATCTCTCAGCTCCTTGATCTATTTAGCGGTTAG